The genomic interval TTAACCCTAGAAAATACAGCTAATTCTTTCCCCCTCTACAATATATCTTCTCTTCAGTTGTTACTTGCTTTGAGAACAAAACCTCAGCAAGGACAGCTTCTCTGGAGACCAACAGCTTTTATCTGTCTCCTCTTGTAATCTGCATTGAAAccatttgaaatgttaaaaggaaaaattcaagCATTTCTAGGAAActtgccctctcctctcctctcagctGCAGAATCCCACAGCTCCCTAAACCTGCCCGTTGCCCTGCCCACTCTCAGGTGCTTTCTGGGCTGTCAGGGCAGGCACCGGGACACCCTCTGCTTGCCAACCTGCGCAACAAGCAGGGTATCCATGCCAACGCAGGGAGGCTCCTCGATGCTCTCACAGCAGAGGAAATGCCTGACTGCGGGCAGCAGGCAGCCAGTCTTCTCCAACCTCAAGAGGAAGCTATTCCTCCTGGGTGCTGCTTGATATGGAATGCTGAGACCGACATCTTGGTCATGGGTCCTTGTTTGCTTTGACCACCAGGAGGTGCAGAACCAAAGCTAGGATCCCTACACCCAGGTGTACAGGAGTTAGTGCATCTTGCACATCAATAGAACCACTgggtttattttcctattttttctcaaCATCTTATCTTGCACACATTTGCATAAGCTACCTCAAATCTGATTTGGAACCAGATAAGGAATAAACTTACTTACCAATTGGTAAGTAAATTTTCTTATGCAAGGATGGTCAACACTGCATGGAAGAAACTCAAAGACTCAAAAAGAGAATCATGTGCTGACTCTATTCCTGAATCACACTGGGATGGTTCTGGATTTTCCCAAGAGGAGCAAAACACCATAGCAATTGCTACACGTGAGTTCCTGGGAGACCAAGGCTTCCAGAAGGTTCTCGCCTTCTGGGCCCAATGGTTCTGTTAAGTGAGAGGGTTGGGGAAATAACTCTTAGATGTTGCTAAGTCCCTGGGAGTTTAGTGTTGGGATGGAAGTGGGGATAATGACGGGAATCCAGATTCTATTCAAGGTCAGGAAATCTAGGCACTCAGGTAGCTGTTGAGAGCTGGAAACATCCTGGGGTCTTTCTGTTCTGAGCAGAAGAGAAAGTAACTGGCTACAAGAAAGGGAGCCACATAGTTTCGTGTGACCTAGAGGGGTACATAATGACAGAAAAGCAGGTGTAAAGAGGTTCTGTCACAAGTGGGGTCAAGTCACCCTAGAGAGGCTCTGAGGAACCAGGAACCAAAGTGAGGATAATGAGCAAGAGAAGCCCTCGGACTCCCAACTCTTGGGCGCTGGAAAAGTTCTCCTGAACTGAGAAGAAAGTTCTGGAACTGGGAACAACCTGAGCTCAGAGATGGCTTCTGCTCCCAGAGGGACTGGAACGAGAAAAAAACACACACcgtacaaaaataaagaaaatgacatttctcAATCATGAGTTTGTGAACTAGATACGAAACCACCTTCCAGAACAAAATGTGCTTATTGTGCCTGACAGAGATCCCGGGACAATCAAGTTACCTGTTCTTGAAATGCAGCCCTGACTCATGAGAGGGTTCCCCAGGTAGCCTTATCAGAGCTCAGCTTGCCAGTGGAAGGAGCAGCTTAGGAGTCCAAACTCTCTAACTTGCTAAAGGGGTGTAGATACCTCGCAGGTAAGTTTACTACCTCATTACAACCAGAATTTCTCTCAGGAGTATTCCACAGATAATCCCTACGTGCATTACTCCACAAGAAGAGTCTCCACAAGAAAAGGGAATGAATTTAATATGGCAACTAAAATATACTTCAGAGATGAACTAGAGCATGTGCAAAGTTTACTTACAAAGAATCCCAGGAGAATGTAATTTGCAGGCACCTGACGGCGGAGATTCCCACAGCAGGCAAGTATAATTAGTACAACAAAAAATGCTGGGCTGCAGGATAATGTAAAACCCAGTGTTATTTGCATCCAGTGAtcatattatatgatatatacagACAGATATGCAGACTATATCATTAAATGACATTATCTGATAagaattacaaaattataaaaatgatatttcctttctctcttcctctctgcctttaaaattttttttcattgccatCTGAAGATAGCTtgtgggatttaaaaaataattatagattcatagCAAATTGCAAAGAGACCAAAAGGTCCCATGAAATCTACACTCAATTTCCTCTAATGATtgcaatttattatttataatataatattaaaatcagtAATTTGATATTGGTATAGTGTGTCTATTGTGTCTATCTAGTTCTTTGACATAAAACTATGACACAAATCTATGTGTAAATACAAGTAACAACCACCATGATCAAAATTCAGAGCTATTCCATCAATAACACATCTACAAAGACTTTTCTGGTGTTACCTACTCCCTTTATTGTCATGCGcgcacgcacgcgcgcgcgcacacacacactgcacacacacccCTCAATCCTGACTGGTGGCAAGCACTCATTTGTTTGGTTTCCATctatataatttcataatttcgAGAAGGTTATGCCTTTATTACCTCATTTTGAATAGTAGTAGAACCTCAGTCAATAGCTAGTAGAAAAACAAGATTTTACTAAAGTTGAGGATACTTACAAGAGTGCATAGGTGAACCAGGGGTTTGAACGTACCCATGTTTTTAAACCTTTcctggttaagaaaaaaaattgatatagttTTACATGACAAATAGTACATTCTGTTAACTGATGTCATTCTTAAACAGAAGTAAAACACTATCATGAAAAGAATGGCAGGAGCCCACAATGTTTAATAATGACAGATGGGGATAAAACTGTGGAGttttgcctagcacaggtgaggcactgggttcaattctcatgtaccacatataaaaataaatttaaaaataaaggtccatttacaactaaaaaacgTTTAAAAAAactggcttttttgtttgtttttctgtttttgcttttttttttttttgtactagggatttaacccagtgatgttttatcactgagccacatacccagcccccccttttttttgaatttttaaattttgagacagggtctcactaagttgcttaggtcctccctaagttgctgaggctggccatgaacttgcaataatcctcctgcctcagcctcctgagtcactgggattataggcatgtaccactgcacccggctggaaacatttttcttaaaagagaaatagactggagatatagctcagagcAAATGCTCAGCATGagtgaggtcctgagttccatccccaacaccaagGGGAACAAAGATGCATTTATAAAAAAGGCATTTTTTGTAAGTGGTAagtcaaatttaaataaatgcaaacacCTAGGGAAGTTCTTTAAAAAGTACTGAGATTGATATGCATGCAAggtaaaataaatcaattcatCTATTTCATAAGTTCAGATTTGCATAGGATGCACACTTAATCAGTAATAGATCATAGTCTCTCAAATAATTCCAGCCTCCAAGTTCTCACCTTTTTCCTGTATCCAGTTTAATCTGTGAAAATAGGGCAAGTAAAATAGTACCCAAAATAACAGGAAGAAAAACGTTCTTGGCTTAAGAAGGAGGTTAAAGTAGAATTCTAGAAATCTATCACCACCTTGGTCTAGGAGTTGCTTCAGAAAAACAAACCTGTAGAAGTATCATTTCCAatgaataattaagaaaaatataatttttaaatgatcaaaattaaaaagagttgaTTCAATGAGAATTAATGTgaaaaacttaacattttatGCTACACCAGTGATAAAGACTTACCAGAAAATAAACATGCTGATAATTGTCGCAGTGACCAACAACTGGGCTGACAGGAGAAGGAACACTTTCACAATGAAAGCTGAGAAGACAGAAACATTATTTTAGTGACACAAATAttccaaagtaaaaatacaaatgtaattACCTAATTTTGATACTTAATGaagttttcctttgattttttataatgttactgaattttttatacctttatttttttaaatatttttttatttgttgataaacctttttttttaatttatatgtggtgctgaggctggaacccaatgcctcattcatgctaagcaagcgctctaccactgagccccagccccagcctcttcctttgatttttttgagaatGAGAGAGGTAGTGAGAGCTAATTTCCAGTCAGCAAatgcaataacaaaaacaaatacaactcTGGAGAGCCTTTAAAGAGTATTTAATCAAAGGTGGACACAGTGACATGTCTGTAGTCCCagagcttggaaggctgaggcaggacgatccctagagcccaggagttccaggtcaggctggacaacatagcaagagtCGGTCTCgagtacaaacaacaacaacggAAAATAATTTCAGCCAATTGTTAATTATGTTTTATTGGAGACCTTAGATTTTATCTATAGAAACCCAAATTTTCACAAACTCAGGGATTTAATTCTTTATTAGGCACTCTCCACCTTCCTTAGGACCAAAAGTGATCAGAAAGTCTCGGGATGTGGCAGTTCCCTCCTAGGGATCCAGCTACTCCCCTGGGCAGAATGGACAACAGCAACAGCTCAGGGGCTACAAGTGAACAGGATATTTACTCctctggaggtggccctgggctgcAGAGTTTTCAGAGATCCCAACTCTCCAACCTGACTGCCATTAGCAACCCCCTTCCCTCCTATTTATAAATGCAGAAACTAAATAACCTGGTGAATTATGTCAGATCAGAGAGTTCCAAGTGAGTGACAGCAAAGTATAGTATGCCAGCATCTCTTTTTGCtcacttttaagaatattttttagttgttgataaacctttattttatttatttatttttatgtggtgctgagactcaaacccagtgcctcacccatactaggcaagcgctctaccactgagctacactctaaCCCCTCTTTTTACTTACTTTCTACTGCACAGGTAGAAAACATGACACTGGCaaagacaattttcttttttgtgtggcATTATctcaatttaaaaggaaaaaaatgaaataatgctatTTAGAGTGAACTCAAAGGACGGTCAACTCTGTCCTTTTGCTGGGCAGTTTCTATTCACGAAAGCGTGACAACAGAGGAGAGGGACAAAGCTTTCTTAATCAAAATACCAGAACATACATATCCAATTGTGTGCTGCCTTcactaaaatattcatttatctaaAGTTAATTTGGCATCTATTGTATAGCAGggactgtgagagaataaataataaatgtggcCCAGAATCATAATAATAGACCCATAGATCAATGAACTAGAgttgagagtccagaaataaacccttgcttttatagtcaattgatttttttaacaaatgtgcCAGAACAATTCAATGAGGGGCaagaataatcttttcaacaaaaggAGGAATTAGGACCTTTTCCTCATGCCACAACACAAAGATTAACTAAAAATTAGGTCCTAGGCATAAACATAAGAGATAAACTCTtagaaaaacaaaggcagaagCCTTCATGAGCATCAACTAGGTAATGAGTTCTTAGATATGAGTCCTAACGcacaagcaggaaaaaaaaatggatcaattGGATTTTCATCCAAGTAAAGGCTTTGTGCCTCTAATGACATCATCAAGAAAGTCAAAGAACTCACGAGGGTTTTCTGACAaaggactttctttctttttttaaaatatttttagtttggggctggggatgtggcttaagcagtagcacacttgcctggcatgcgcagggtgctgggttcgatcctcaacaccacataaaaataaaataaagttattaaaaaatgttttagtttttgatggacacaatacctttattctatttatttatttttatgtggtgctgaggattgaacccagtgcctcacacgtgctaggcaggtgctgtaccactgagctacaaccccagccccaggactttCTGACTAGGGACTTGTTCTACAGTCCATGAGGAACTCTTGTAATTCAATAACAAGGAGACAAATGACATAACTAAATACAGGCAAAGCTTGGGCAGCAGCCTCCCACACTGACTGCCTGGCCACAAGACTCGCTTTGACCAATGGGACATTTGCATGTGATGCAAACAGAGGCTTGGACAGCTTGCCTATCGGAGGGTGTCCTCAGTACACCTCCTTCTTGGGACCCACATGGCGAGAAGCTCAAGCCACAAGAAGTCAGCCAACACCCAACATCAACTGCCAGGCATGTCAGGGAGACACGACAGACACAGCAGTCTCAGCCACTGTCTGATTATGAGAGCACAAAGGTTGCCGACTGAGCCCTGGCAAACCCTAGAatcatgagagagaaagaaaatggtggGTTTACAAAAACGGAGAGAGTGGTAGTGGCTTTGAATCttattctccaaagaagacatttggatGACCGATTGAGCATGtgaaaaaacacaaatcaaaactctaatgagataccacttcacacacACCAGAATGACTATGATCAGAAaaaagttggcaaggatgtggagaaatagaAACCTTCATATATTGATGGTTGGAAGGTAAAATgtcagtttatattttataaactgtTTATAACAGTTTGGAAGTTTCTAGGTAgctacccaagagaaatgaaaggatGTTCACACAACAGCCAAGGTTGACTGCAGCATTGGTATGTAATAACCACATAGTGAAATAGCTCAAATCTCTGTCAACTGATGCATGCATGGTTAAACAAAATGTGTTATACCCAGGTGATGGATTACTacacagccataaaaagaaatgaagtagagACACATACTACAACATGGTTGAGCCTTGAAACCttgatgctaagtgaaagaaggaaaTCACTAACCACCACACGTTGTGCAACCCCCATTTGTATGAATCGCCCAGAAGAGGCAAATCCATGGGGACAGAAAGCAGATTTGTAGGAAATAACCACTAATGagtaaaagatttatttttgaagtGTTAAATATGTTCTTAAATTGACTGTGGTGATGCCTGTATAACTATATAACAACCATTGAGGTATACCCTTAAAAGTAGTAAATTCAAACATCTGTAGATTATATCACCATTCagctgctttaaaaatttttagtctaaggctggggttgtagctcagtggtagagagcttgcctagcacatgtgaggccctgggttcaatccccagcaccacctaaagctgaaataaagatattgtgtccgcctacaactaggaaaataaatacttaaaaacaatttttagtccatggggctggggttgtagctcagtggcagagcactcctaGTTTCAAACACCATGGAAAAAAATTGTAGTCCTCATCCCCATAACTCTTAATCCATTACCCGACTCACCCTACCCCCTTCCTTTTTCCGTAGCACTTTCATCTTCTTATATactacatcattttttaaaaagagggaagtGCCCAGACTTCTTCCAGAAGAAGCAGATACGAGTGACTAACTCTAACGCTGGTGAGGAGGCTTCTGCCTACTTTTCGATGACACCTCCTTAAGCCTCATTTCCACATCTGTTGGGCGATCAACTTGGTTTGCAGGTTGCTGTAAGAACTAAATGCAGTCACATTTCCCTTGCATGACACCCTGAGGGCCTGGCATCTGTGGCAGAGGCACCCGTTGCTAGAGGCGCCCACTCCCGCTGGCTCCCTTGCTATCTGACCCAGATCTTGGTAAGGGCAGCAACGGACCCAACTGAACCAGGACAGGGAGAGGTAGCCATGCAATACAGACAGGCCAGTGACAGGCCACTGTAAACTCCCGCGGCTTCCGAGGCAGCCTCAGGAAGAGGTCAGGTGGACTGATTCAGGACACCTCTCTGTGAATGGTGTCCCCTTGGAGCCGTCTGGGCAGCTGCCCTCTCTTGTCCCCTTGTTTGTCTTTGTCcctttgccttttctcttttcttcctgatgGGCAAGAGCTCCAGAAGGTACCTTTCTAGTCACAGGCTGCAGGGTATGGGCCACAGGGTGACAGTGGTGGGATTCAAAGCTCACAGTCCACCTGCCAGTTGTCCAGGCCTGGGAAGGCTTAAGGGTGACACAGTGGCCAGCGGGGACCTGAGACATTAGCTTCAAACCACCTTCCTTTGAATAGCATatttcaggaaagaagaaaaaaaaatctcatttaagtCTCAGGTTTTTAGGTCTCTCTTACTAGTTGCTGAATGTCTTCCTGACTTACAGAGAATATTTAGGACATCCAATGAATACCTTTTGAAACTGAAGTCAATATTATGTTATCACTTGGAATGTGGGGAGAACATTTTGTAGTTAATGACTaattctcatttctttaaaaggcCAAAAGTTGTTTGCCACATGTATATTATGAATTTCTGAATCTCCTGGACAACTTGGGTGTAGTCTACCATTGCGGTACTCTATCCTATCTCATGATACAGTGTGAGTAGTAAAAgctaatagaataataataaaaagtctcTCTGACAAGCAACCACACTGTggaaatactttaaaagaatgtttgCCAAGGTAAGTGCTAGTAAGTGGTTGTCCTGCAATTgttcagaaaataatgacaagaaaaaacaaTGTCTCTCCATGTTCAGTACTGATGCCACCTCTGCTGTGCTCTGTTTTGTGTCTGAGGTGCTAGGTagcgaacccagggcctcacaggtgctaggcaactgctgtactcactgagctacaccctcagcccttgcTGCAACGTTTTTCCCTttacttttagaatattttcaactACAGTTGGTTGACTCCATCTATGTGGAATCCCCAGATAGGGAGAGTCAGTACTTATAAGAAATGAGGTAAGAATAGGAAAGCAGTTGTTGAACTAAGTGGGTAGCTGAATCCTCATTGCCGAAATCATTGATTTATTCtttgatatgaaaaataaaggtcAGTTAAAGAGCTAGCTTTATTTTGTGATACAGTCAATTGTGGAAACTGACTTCAAGTTCTTCACGttgaaaagggagggaaggagagcaagagagagggtaggaggaggaaagaaaggaagcaaaaagaaaggaaggtagGCTAAAAGTTCATCCGCATTTGCCTAATTAGCATAATCCCCAGAATGCACTATTTGGGGGGCTTTGAAAAGTTAATAGGATATACAGTGATTTTGCTTCTGGATAGatacccaaaagaactgaaagcaagtGCCTGAAAAGATCTCAGTACTACtatattcacagcagcattattcacaataggcGAAATGTGGGAACACTATGTGTCCATCAGAGCATGGGTGGATGAGCAAAATATGACAGACACACACAATAAAATAGCATCTAGAATTGAAAAGggaggaaattctgacatatgctacaacaTAGGTAAACATCAGGTGAAATAAGTGAGGCAGGTCAGTCCTCAGAGACACATGCTGCATGATTCTCCTCGTGTCAGTTACTTAGAGTGGTCACATTCctaaagacagaaagtaaaatggtggttGCCACAAGCTGCAGGGAGGCAGAACAAGGAATTATAACAATGGATACTGAATTTGAGTTTTGTGAGGGGCAAAAGCCATATGAATGGATGGTGGTGATACTTGCACAGTGTTTAGAATGTatctaaagttttaaaatgttttggtaGCAACTTTTTAAGCTATATAtatttaccaaaattttaaaaatacattttcaagagagagagagagagagagagagagagagagagagagagacagcatttgctcttcttttccaaAAAGGTAATTTCTGTCTTCTCACCTCTGCGGACAGCATCGTCTGAGAATGCGGTGGTTGTGACTGTACTGCTGTCAGCTGGGGTTGGCTCATCTGAAATTTGTACCACATAGGTATGTGCGCGATCAGTAGCCTTGGGGTGTGGACTCCCTTGGGCTTCCTGGACCCCAGGTGAAGGTGTAGATTTGGGGGGCTGGCCAGATTGAGATTGGGCCCTTTTATCTGCTGCTTTCCGAATCAGATGTTGATCTCCCGAACTAAAGTCTATTGGCTCACTGATCTCCAAGTCCATTTTCCTGGAAGAGAAAAAGTGTTATTCATGTCCATACCTCTATAACCTTAGATCCCTGTGACATTCAGgtaattccccccccccaattttaaTTATCTTGGCCCTGTCCTTGAGCACCAAGCCATGACAGTGCTTAATaaacattcattaaacaaatcATGAACAAATCTTTGTAAGATGAGGCTCATAGAGTAGAATAACTTGCATTCtattatgaaattaatatttttataaaacagggATCTAAGGCCACCAAAGAGCTCACATTTTGAATAGAAGGTAAGCAAACAAGCAGTAAGGTGAGAGACAATATAAGCAGGCCAGAAGTGTGGAAGGATGGTACGAGAGCCCTTCATAAAGGGCTGGAGGAACAGGCAGGGAGTAGAAGGGGTTTTCCAAAGCTCCCAGAGAAGTGGGGGTTAAGCCAAGCCTGCAGGTTGTGTAGGAGTTGGTCAAGGGAAGAGGTGGAATATGGTTttcccaggcagagggaacagcctgGAGCAGGGGAGGAGCAAGCAGACAGGTCTAGAAACTGAAGGAAGTTCAGGTATCTGGGGTACGAAGCTCAAGCGTACAATGAGGTTAAACAGAGGGGCGTGGAGCACATCACTGGCGGCTGGCAAGTAACTTAAGGAGTCTGGGTATGGGAGGCAGAATAACAGTTCCCAGCGATGCGCACATCCTAATCCTCGGGACCTGTGGACATTACCTTGCATGTCAAAAGGAACACTGCAAATGCTGTTAAGGACTTTGAGATGGGGAGATGATCCTGGAACCAGTCAAATCACAAGGTTTCTTACGATCCGAATTTtaagagggagacagagggatagaaaaagagaaggagaagggacaATGGAAATAGAGGTCGGAGGGTTACAGGTGTTgtctttgaagatggagaa from Urocitellus parryii isolate mUroPar1 chromosome 3, mUroPar1.hap1, whole genome shotgun sequence carries:
- the LOC113199903 gene encoding protein lifeguard 1-like gives rise to the protein MKMDLEISEPIDFSSGDQHLIRKAADKRAQSQSGQPPKSTPSPGVQEAQGSPHPKATDRAHTYVVQISDEPTPADSSTVTTTAFSDDAVRRAFIVKVFLLLSAQLLVTATIISMFIFWKGLKTWVRSNPWFTYALFPAFFVVLIILACCGNLRRQVPANYILLGFFTLLQGLLLGTISVFYNAEEVLWATAATTLVTLALTIFALQTKWDFTLLNGMLFVFLFVLVIYGILLIFIRSYWLHVLYAGLGTVLFSMYLVMDVQLMVGGRHHHSDLDPEEYVFAALNIYLDIINLFLFILQLIGLGR